Proteins found in one Nitrospirota bacterium genomic segment:
- the htpX gene encoding zinc metalloprotease HtpX: protein MNNLKTTFLLVFLTLLLIFVGGAIGGRGGMMIAFVMAMGMNLISYWFSDKIVLAMYRAKEVSQNDAPELYNTVSMLASRAEIPMPRIYIIDNPTPNAFATGRNPQHAAVAVTTGILNVLNREELAGVLGHELAHVEHRDILISTIAAAIAGAISMIANMAQWGLIFGGGRNDREGSGGLVGSLLMIIVAPIAAMLVQMAVSRSREFEADRGGAIISGNPMSLANALRKLDRASHQIPMDANPATAHMFIVNPLTGGAFFKLFSTHPPMEERIARLENMAISH from the coding sequence ATGAATAATTTGAAAACAACTTTTTTATTGGTTTTTTTAACGCTTTTGCTGATTTTTGTCGGCGGCGCTATCGGAGGCCGGGGCGGAATGATGATTGCCTTTGTTATGGCGATGGGGATGAATTTAATTTCCTACTGGTTTAGCGATAAAATTGTCCTGGCGATGTATCGGGCCAAAGAGGTTTCTCAAAATGATGCCCCTGAACTCTATAATACGGTGAGCATGCTGGCTTCCCGGGCCGAAATTCCCATGCCGAGAATTTATATTATCGATAATCCGACACCCAATGCCTTTGCCACCGGAAGAAATCCTCAGCATGCCGCCGTTGCCGTCACCACGGGAATTTTAAATGTTTTAAACCGGGAGGAACTCGCCGGGGTCCTTGGCCATGAACTCGCCCATGTGGAACATCGGGATATTTTGATCAGCACAATCGCGGCGGCAATTGCGGGAGCCATTAGCATGATCGCGAACATGGCTCAATGGGGCCTGATCTTTGGCGGCGGACGCAATGATCGTGAAGGCAGCGGCGGACTGGTCGGTTCTTTGCTTATGATTATTGTGGCCCCTATTGCGGCAATGCTGGTTCAAATGGCGGTTTCCCGTTCGAGAGAGTTTGAGGCAGACAGAGGCGGGGCCATCATTTCCGGGAATCCAATGTCGTTGGCCAACGCACTTCGGAAGCTTGACCGGGCCTCTCATCAAATTCCGATGGATGCCAATCCAGCGACAGCCCATATGTTTATCGTAAATCCTTTAACCGGGGGGGCCTTTTTTAAACTTTTCTCCACCCATCCTCCCATGGAAGAAAGAATCGCGCGGCTTGAAAATATGGCCATCAGCCATTAA